One genomic window of Grus americana isolate bGruAme1 chromosome 29, bGruAme1.mat, whole genome shotgun sequence includes the following:
- the LOC129197492 gene encoding mothers against decapentaplegic homolog 6-like: MAPNPSEPPRAAAFPVTRRSAELAESGCVWVPRGDPRGAKQVLPPQVLLCRLYRWPDLRQPHELKHLCYCAGGRGGCGDAAALCCNPHHFSRLAAPETPPPPYSKASCGPSWLDEPQHPGTPFLDFSYNGGDRRDTSLSQSTVKDGYWCKLAYWEYRTRVGRLFAVHETSVNVFCELPRGNGFCLGQLPAAHRSRAVRRVRGKIGRGLLLSREPGGVWAYNRSEHPIFVSSPTLGPPGACGLTVLKVLPGYSAKVFDYEWAGGAGGRRLPGEGPCDPHSVRISFAKGWGPCYSRQFITSCPCWLEVLLNRPC, from the exons ATGGCGCCCAACCCCTCTGAGCCACCACGGGCCGCAGCTTTCCCGGTCACCCGGCGCTCTGCAGAACTGGCAGAG TCCGGCTGCGTCTGGGTGCCGCGGGGGGACCCACGGGGGGCCAAGCAGGTGCTGCCCCCCCAGGTCCTGCTCTGCCGTCTCTACCGCTGGCCCGACCTCCGCCAGCCCCATGAGCTCAAGCACCTCTGCTACTgcgccgggggccgggggggctgcggggacgcGGCCGCGCTCTGCTGCAACCCCCACCACTTCAGCCGCCTGGCTGCGCCCG AGACACCGCCGCCCCCCTACTCGAAGGCATCCTGCGGTCCCTCCTGGCTGGAtgagccccagcaccccggcaCCCCGTTCCTGGACTTCAGCTACAACGGCGGGGACCGGCGCG ACACCAGCCTCTCGCAAAGCACCGTTAAGGATGGCTACTGGTGCAAACTGGCTTACTGGGAGTACCGGACGCGCGTGGGCCGGCTCTTCGCTGTGCATGAGACGTCGGTGAACGTCTTCTGCGAGCTGCCGCGGGGCAACGGGTTCTGCCTGGGTCAACTGCCGGCCGCCCACCGCAGCCGCGCTGTCCGGCGCGTTCGTGGCAAGATTGGCcgggggctgctgctgagccGGGAGCCGGGCGGCGTGTGGGCTTACAACCGCAGCGAGCACCCCATCTTCGTCAGCTCGCCCACCCTGGGGCCCCCCGGCGCTTGTGGGCTCACCGTCCTCAAGGTGCTGCCCGGCTACTCGGCGAAGGTGTTCGACTACGAGtgggcggggggcgcggggggccgGCGGCTCCCCGGGGAGGGCCCCTGCGACCCCCACAGCGTCCGCATCAGCTTTGCCAAGGGCTGGGGGCCCTGCTACTCCCGGCAATTCATCACCTCCTGCCCGTGCTGGCTGGAGGTCCTGCTGAACCGGCCGTgctga